The genomic interval CCAGCGCTTCCAGTATTTGTTTGACAATGCGGACTATAGCCTTCTGGAAGCCCCTGAAGTGGTCGATGATCCGCTTAAATTCCGCGACATCAAACGCTATTCTGATCGTCTGAAGGAAGCCCGTTCCAAAACCGGCTATAAAGATGCTGTGCAAGTGGCGCAAGGGGACGTCGAAGGTCTGTTGCTGACCGCTGCCGTGCAGGATCCCAATTTCATGATTGGTACTCTGGGCATGGCCGCTGGCGAAGCGCTGATCAAGGGCATGATGAAGGCCGTGGAAGACAAAACGCCTTTCGTCCTCTTTTCCGCTTCCGGCGGCGCGCGCATGCAAGAGAGCATTCTGTCTCTGATGCAGATGCCGCGCGTAACCATTGCCGTTCAGGCGCTGCGCGAAGCTGGTCTGCCTTACATTGTCGTGTTGACCGACCCGACCACGGGCGGGGTAACCGCATCCTATGCCATGTTGGGTGATATCCATATTGCCGAGCCGGGGGCTCTTATCGGCTTTGCCGGTCAGCGTGTGATCGAGCAGACCATCCGCGAAAAGCTGCCCGAAGGGTTCCAGCGCGCCGAATATCTCAAGGATCATGGCATGGTGGACATGGTGGTCCATCGTCATGACCTCAAGAAGGTTATCGCACGCCTCTGCCGCTTCTTCACCAATACCGATGTGCCAGAGGATCTTGGCGAAGAGCTGACATCCGAACAGGTCGCCATCGAAAAGGCCATGGCTGATATTCCGGATGCCAATCCGGAAGGAAGCGCCGAAGCATCCCCTGAAGCCGCATCTGAAAAGGCACCAGAAGACGGTGCCAGCGATGGGGAGAAGAAAGAAAAGGCAAAAGACACCGACAAGAAGGCTGATTGATCCTTCTGATCCTTGCCTGGCGTGGCGGGGTGAGCGGGGCCGGGAGGCTTTTGCAAGAGACCTGCCGACATATTATACCGGAGCATCCTGTTGTTGGAAAACACGGGATGTTCTTGATTCTGGGCCACCGCTGCGTGGCCTGCTGTTTTTGAGGAATGACAGCATGAATGAGCTGTTGGCGCCGACGCCCGGTTCTCTTGCGGCTTCCCCGATCTGGATAGCGACATAAGATAATGACCGAACAGACAGAAGCCATTCTGGAACGCCTCGTTGGCCTCCATCCCAAAAGCATTGATCTGGAGGTGGGGCGCATCGAGCGGCTGTTGGCCAAGTTGGGTAATCCGCATCTTTCCTTGCCGCCAACCATCCATATCGCCGGAACCAACGGCAAAGGCTCGACCTCGGCTTTCCTGCGCGCGATGGCAGAAGCTGCGGGTAAGAAAGTGCATGTCTATACCTCGCCGCATTTGGTGCATTTTCGCGAACGCATCCGGCTGGCGGGCACGCTGGTTTCCGACGAAATTCTGATCGATGCTCTGCGCCGCTGCGAAAAAGCCAACGATGGCGAGCCGATCACCTTTTTCGAGATTACGACCACGGCTGCTTTTCTTCTTTTCTCTGAGCATCCTGCCGATCTGTTGATCCTGGAAGTGGGACTTGGGGGGCGTTTTGATGCGACCAACGTCATCAAGGATGCGCTGGCGACCGTGATTACGCCGATCGCTCATGACCATGAAGGCTTTTTCGGTACCGAGATTTCCCGCATCGCGTGGGAAAAAGCGGGCATCATGAAAAAGGACATACCGTCTATCTGGGCGCAGCAAGAAGACGAGGTGCGGTCTGTTCTGGAAGCCGAGGCAGTCAAGGTTGGCGCTCAGCCACTTTCCATTGGCGGACAGGACTGGATGAGCTATGAAGAGCATGGCAGCCTGATTTTTCAGGGGGAGAGCGGTCTGCTGGATTTGCCTTTGCCGCGCCTTGGTGGGCGCCATCAGCTCTCCAACGCCGGAACCGCGATTGCCACAGTCCGTCAGGTGTTGCCAGAAATAACCGATGAGCAAATCGCCAAGGGGCTAACCTCTGTTGACTGGCCAGCACGTTTGCAACGGCTGACCTCGGGACATTTGTTCGATCAATTGCCTAAAGGGTCCGAGCTATGGCTCGATGGTGGCCACAATCCTCATGCCGGTCTGGCAGTGGCGTCCGCCTTTGCGGATCTGGAAGAAAAGGCCCCGCGTTCTCTGCATATGGTTGTGGGCATGCTCAACACCAAAGATCCCGCAGGCTATTTTGCGCCTTTCAAAGGCTTGGCCAAAGATATCATCACAGTGCCTATCGAGGGCAATGACGCGGCACTTGATCCGGTTGATCTGGCTCAGATCGCTCAGCAAGCAGGTATCCCCGCGTCGGCGGCAGGATCAGTTGAAGAGGCCTTCAAGCGGCTTACTCTGATGAATATGAAACCGGCACCCCGTATTTTGGTGGCTGGCTCACTCTATCTGGCTGGCAATATACTCAAGACCAACGGGACCCTGCCACAATAACAGTGACATTTTGCTCTGCAGTCTTGCTACGGCAAGGGCTGTTTTGGGGTGTCCGGAGCCTTCCGGGCCTGCCTGTTGCCTTTTGGTGTGCCTTGGTCATGCTGTTGATCTCAAATCTCTGAAATTTTCCGCAAAGTGCCTGCGTGTCGGCGCGAAGAGCTGTGTATTTAAATCGATATAAATAGCTTGTGGGGGAATGTTTGGGGGCAAAAATGGGCCCTTTTGCCTATCGCAAAGGGACATTTTGCACCGACTTCATCTATTTTTCCCTACAACAAGCCTTGCATTCTTTGCAATGGAATCGAGACGTGGAAACTACATACTCCCTTAGTCGTAAAGAAAGACGTTTTTAAGGCATTGAAAAATATATATTATTTTTTTGACAAAATTTAGATATCACAATAATGCATAGATAAATTTTGAGATGGGCACGAATTGCATGATAGTCAAGACAGCTATGCAAACTTGTAGGGTGAAAAATTCGAAGCCATGTTCTATATACATAATCAAGAAAGCGATGAGGAACTTTAAAACGAGTTACAACTCAGGCGCCTTCGAAAAAAGCAGTTGAACACCTAATGCCACATAGCAACAAAGGATGACGACAATGATGAATACTGTTGTGAAGAATTACCGTCAGTGGCGCAACTACCGCGACACTGTTGAAGAACTGAACCGTTTGAGCACCCGCGATCTTAACGACCTGGGCATCTCCCGTTCGGATATCAGCGACATTGCACGCGAAGCTGCTACTGCAAAATAAAAAAGTCTTTCGCTGACGATCAAAAGTCTAAGCGAAAGCCACGAGTTTCTTAAGAATTCAGGCTTTACCTCCTCCCAAAGCCTGATCCGATCCAAAACTTCCTCCTCCCGGTTTTGGATCCTCCAACGAAGCCCACCGGACCTCCTCCCCCGGTGGGCTTTCGTTTGTCTGGCTTCCAGTTTCCCGATCTATTTCGTGCCAACCAGCGCCAATGCGCGTGAATTGCCATTTGGCTCTCAGACAAAAGTTGGCAAAAGGCAAAAAGAAAACCCGGCCAGAGCTGCTGACCGGGTTTTGCTTTGTCTTGATTGTGCCGAAGTGATCAGGCGCCGGTTTCGATCCATTTGACCAGATCGGTTTTCGGTGCTGCGCCCACTTTCATGGCAACGGCTTCACCGCCCTTGAAGAGCAGGAGCGTTGGAATGGAGCGCACGCCATACTGGGCGGCCGTATTCGGGTTTTCGTCAACATTGACCTTGACGATTTTGACGTTGTCGGCTTTTTCCTTGGAGATTTCGTCCAGAATAGGCGCAATCATCTTGCACGGACCACACCATTCTGCCCAGAAATCAACAACAACAGGAACATCACCCTGAACATCCTGAGCGAAGGTTGCGTCGGTAGCATTTACGATAGCCATAGCTTGCCTCTTTTCAATGCGCCCCTTCCGAGCTCCACAAGCGAACGGATTCGGGCTAGTTTCTATCAATATTCATTGATAAGTGAATATTGTTCTGTTGCCCTGAAGGTAGGTATTCCCCTTTCCCTCGTCAAGGAGCAATAGGTCGATTGACGCCAATCTCGTTGAGCGCAGATTGCCGCAGAGCCTCTGGAATCGCCATTATGCAAGGCTCCGCAGTCCACAGCAATAGGGTTTCAACAGTCTTGCCCGGATAAAGCGGCGCCAATAGGCGGGCATAAAGGGCCATCTGCGTCCGGTAGGCGAGGGGGGCTTCCTCTGGTGAGTGGGGGACGAGACGATTCGTCTTATAGTCCACGATGGTGACAGACTGTTCCCCCACTAAGAGCCGGTCGATCTGACCGGACACGGTATGTTCCGCGCCATGAACGGTGACCATGCCTGCAATCGAGACCTCGGCAAGGCCCTGCGGGCTGAACAGATCTGTCAGTTCGGGGCGTGACAACAGCTGCAAAACCTCTTCCAGAATGGCCTTGCGGCTCTGCAAGGGCATATCCTTGGCGACATGAGAAAGATAAGCAAGCCCTGCCTTTTGTCTTTCAGATTCAGAGACTTGCGGCAGATGCTCGATCAGCGCATGGATGACGGTGCCCCGCCTGCGCGGCTCCCAGTCATGCACCAGACTGCGGCTTGGACCACTGGCTACAAGCTGCATGGCACCCTGATCGCCTTCGATTTTTTCTGCGGCCTTCGAGGGCTGCAAGAAGGCCATCGGACTGGGCGGTTTGCTCGCTGGCTGCATGATCCATACGGGCAGATCAGGCGCTTCCTTGCCGCCGGAGAGAGGCTTGGGATCTTCTGCGGGCCGCTCTTGGAAGCGCCCTTCCAGATGCCAGCGATGGATGGGATCGCCGGTCACCGGATGGGGCACTTCTTCGAGATGATCAGAGAGAGCCCGTCGCGCCACTTCATACCAGCAATTCTCCGCTGGCCCGCGCACGCCTGCAAAACCGCAAAGATAAAGCCGATCCTCCGCGCGGGTCATGCCCACATAGAGCAGGCGCAGATATTCTTCCTCGGATTCCGCATCGAGCTTGCCAAGGCTAGAGGCAACAGGGGAAGGCTGGTTGGCGGCTGGCGCTTTCCACGCCATCATGGCAGGGCCTCCGTCAGCCGCTTCCAGCTCCACCAGATGCGGATGATGGCTGGCGCTGGCGGGCTTGCCGGTACCATCCACCAAAAAGACGATGGGTGCTTCAAGCCCCTTGGACCCATGCACGGTCATCACGCGGATCTGGCCTTCTGCGGCACCCATATCGCGTTTGATTTCCGCACCGCCTTGCCGCATGGAGGCAAGGAAAGCCTGAAGGTTCGGTGTCTGCTTTTTCTCGAAATCTAGAGCGCGAGACAACAGCTCGTCAATCACCTCATCAGCCTCTGGACCGAGGCGTTCGATAAAGGCGCGGCGCTTGCCCTCCGGTCCCAGAATCTGGGCGAAGAAATCAAACGGAGGCTGGAAATCCACCTGCCCTTGCCAGCGGCTGAGATGGGCGAAAATCTCGACGAAATCCGCGTCTTGCGGTGCCGCGCTATCAGCGCGTTTTCGCAAACAATCCCAAAGACTTGTGTGGCGTCCCTCCGGTTCGTAAGCAAGGTCGAACAAGCGCTCGTCCGATAAGCCGAAAAGAGGGCTGCGCAACACGGCGGCAAGGGAAAGATCATCTTCGGGCAACAGCATCACGTCGCCCAGCGCCAGCAGATCCTGCACCGCAATATGATCGAGCAGAGCAAGGCGGTCTGCCCCTGCCACGGGCAAGCCGGCCTCCTTGAGAGCCCTGTTGACGGCGGTGACAAAAGCCCCGCGCTTGCGCACCAGAATAAGCACGTCTCCGGCTGAAATCTTGCGTCCATTGCCTTCCAGATGTTGCCCGCTCTCCAGCCAATGGCGAATGGTCTTGGCGATGTCCTGCGCCAGCCTTACCTGTGGGTCGGCTTCGCCCTGTGCGTCCAGCGGCTTGGCCCAGTCCTCATCCATCTCCGGCTCGATCGGCTCATGCAGTGGCCAGATTTCAACAAGACCGGGATCACGTCCGCGGATCGGCTCATGGTCGGTCCGCTCCTTGTCTGAAGAGAGTGCCTCGTAGGTGGCTGCGCTGGAAAAGACCTGATCGACCGATTTGAGCACATGGGGGGTCGAGCGGAAGGAGAGCCGCAATTTGATATCATGGAAAGGCTTGTCCGCCGCCTTTGCTCTTGTGCGGAAGAAATCGCGCATATAGGCGAACCATTTCGGTTCGGCTCCCTGAAAGGAATAGATGGACTGCTTTTCATCGCCCACCGCAAAGACGGTCCGGTTGACCTCGCGGGCGCTGTCTCCTGAGAAAAATTCTTCCCCCAGCCGCTGGATGATCTCCCACTGATAGGGGTTGGTATCCTGTGCCTCATCCACCAGAATATGGTCAATGCCTTGATCGAGCTTATAATGCACCCATGCAGCCGCCCGCACCGGACGCAGCATCTGAGCGGCCTTCATGATCAGGTCTTCAAAATCCATCAGTCCACGCGCCGCCTTGGCGCGCTGATAATAGCCGATTACTCCTTCGGCAAGGGTGAAAAGCGCCCGACTGACCTCCAGCGTGATGAGGGCATTGCGTTTGTCAAACAGGGCATCCAGCCGCATCTGTTCGCGCTCGATGGCGTCGGCAAGGCCGAGATCGCCTTCCAGCATCTTTTTCGACGCGGTGTAAGACAGGGACTTGGCCGCACCATCCTTCTTGCGAAACAGTTCAAGCCAGAGCCGTGTCTGCTCACTGAGCGGCGGGCGGGCGAGAAGACCCCGCATAAGCGCCGCCTGCGCCTTGTCCCGTTTGCCACCGGTCTCGAACAGGGGCGCCAACTCGCCAAGATAAGAGGCAGGGAAAAATGGACCGAACGGGATATCCGCTTCCAGCGCTTCGATGCTGTCCGTTCCGGAAAGCCCCAACGTTCGGGCGAGATTGGCAACCGCCGCGTCAAGCCCGGTTGATCCGGCACCCGCTTCGGAGCTTTCGCCCCCTTCCATGAAGCGGCCAAACCCTTCCCGGTCATAGACCAGAGAAATGAGCGCATTCTGGATGTCCATATCGCCCATATGGTCCACCAATAGCGTCAGGGCTGCGCTCCATTGCGGGCGCGTTTGCAGCCGTGCGGCTCGCATGACATGAGCCAGCGCCGCCGCCTGAAGGTCGGCTGCCAGCTGGTCATCGAGAATCTCGAAATGTGCCGGAACATTGGCTTCCAGCGGAAACTGATGCAGCAGCCGTTCGGCAAAGGCATGGATGGTCTGGATTTTCAGCCCACCCGGCGTTTCCAATGCGCGAGCGAACAGGCGCCGTGCCCGCTGCAACTGTGCATCGGTGGGACGCTTGCCATCCAGTTCGACGAGTTCAGCGCGCAGCTCGTCGTCGCTCAGCTCGGTCCAGCCGGCCAGCAGCTTGAACACGCGGTTCGACATTTCAGCCGCCGCCGCCTTGGTGAAGGTGAGGCACAGGATCTTGGAAGGCTCGGTGCCTGCCAGCAACAGCCGGATAACACGGCGGGCGAGCACGAAGGTCTTGCCCGAGCCCGCATTGGCGCTCACCCAGGCGGAATTTTCCGGGTCGGAGGCGCGGGCCTGAGCATCTTTGGTTTCCTGCGGGATTTGCATGGCCATCTCTATTCCTCCCCGCCTTGCTGCGACCATTCCTTGACGCGCGCCAGATGATCATAGGGGCTTTCGAACCGCTCGAACATGGGTCGAGCCCGCGATGGATAGCTCTTGGCCGGATCGTCATAGGCGGTGATCAGGGCCAGCAGGCGCTTGCCGATCAGCTCGACAATGTCCTCGGCGGCGTAATCCTTCTCCACCCCCGGCTTGCGTTCGCCTGCCTTGCGACCGCCGGAAAGGCGTATCCAGACCATATCGCCCACTTCTATGCCACGCGGAATGGCCTCGAAGCCGCCAAGCTTGGCCATATAGCCTTCCAGTGCCAATTGCGGCGCAAAGCCGGGCAACACCTGCTTGGCAGAAGGGGGCTGTCCGGTCTTGAAGTCGATCACCTCAAGCCGGTCATCCTTGGTAATGTCCAGTCGGTCGGCCCGTCCTCGCAGCACAAAATCTCCCCCGCGCACCGGCAGGGTGATGCGGCCTGATATCTCGGCATGGCGGCCAGCAACGGTGTTCTCGCGCTCGGCCTCCCATTCCAGAATGAACCAGCGGGCGATGCGCTCAAAGCGGGGCCACCAGAAGGCCAACAGATCAGGGAAATTTTCCCATTGGGCAAAGGCTTCCCGTCCCATATCCAAAAGGCATTCAACCGCCGTTTCATCAAAGGGGCCCGTCCAATCTTGTGTGAAGCGGCCAAGTATGTCGTGAATGATTGAGCCTTTTTCCGCGCCGCCCGGTGCCGAGCCGATGGGGTCGAGATCTCTCAGACCCAGCACATGCTTGGCATAAAGGGCATAAGGGTCGCGCACCCATGTCTCGATTTCTGTGACCGAAAGCGAGCGCGGCCTTGCTTCCAGCGGCGGACAGGGGGCTGGGCGTTTAAGAGTAATCTGCGTGCGCGCGGCATCCAGCTGTTCGGCCCATCGTTTCAGCTCAGCGCCCTTTTCATGCATGGCATGGCGGGCATCGGAACCGGCAACCGCCTCAAGGCGTTGCAGCCAACGGCTGGGCACAGTGGGTTCACCGCCGGTCTTGAGCGCGCGGATCAGCACGACTTCGCTGCGTCCCATGGCTTGTGCAAAGTCATGGGCGGCGAGCCCGATCCGGCGTTCAGGCGGCTCGAGCTTCATTTGCGCGCGCATCGGACGCGATAGCCACGCGTCTGTTTTTGTCTCAGCTGGCCATGAGCCTTCATTGAGGCCACCAATAACCACCCGATCCACATCCAGAAGTCGCGCTTCCAACGTACCGAGCAACTGAATGCGCGGATCGCCCTCGCCATGGGAGAGCACCGTTTCACCAGACATCATGGCCACCAGAAATGGCTCTAGATCCTGTGGTGAAAGGTCGGACGAAATACTCGCTGCCAGCGAGGCGCGATCAAAGAAATCCTGAATGGAGCGCCCGGCAGCTTCGTCATAAAGACGGTCAGGCAGACCGTCCTTGTCCATGGCAACAGCCTCAACGGCGGAGATGACTCCTGCCAGCCACTCACCAAAGGAAGGCTCCCTTTCTGCATCCATCAATGAGATCAGCGGTGCGATTGCCTCTGAAAAACGCTCGAGAAGATGCGCAGCAATCTGCCAGACTTCCGGCAGAGCAATATCGGCGCCGAGCTTTTCCTGCTCTTTGGCTTGCTTGCGGGCAAATTCATCGAGCAGCGGCTTCAACCCGTCGCCAAGACGCGGACCACGCAAAACGCGCAATTCCAGAAAACGGGCCGCACGGCGTACATCTGCCCGCGGCATGGCAAAAGAGGCCAGCGGGTGCTTCATCAACGAGAGTAGTTTGACCGGATCAAAGCCGCTGACCACACAGTCGATCATCAGGCGCATAAGCAAAGCTGGCGGCGTCTCGGCAAGGGGCATACCGGCGGTGTCTTCCACATTGATGCCCCAGCGCTTGAGCTCCAGCAGCACACGACGGGCCAATGCACGATCAGGTGTTACCAACGCGGTGCGGGCGTCGGGGCGCTCGAGAACTTCGCGTAAAGCCAACGCGGCGATGCGGGCTTCTTCCTGCTCGTTGTTGGCCTCGGCCATCGTCACGCCAGCAAGCGCGGCGGCGCGATCTGCAAGAGATAGGGTTTCAAGGCTTGAGCGCCAATGCTCCGTGGTTTCGGCGGGGCGCAGGGCTTCGCTTACCAGCTTTTCTCTTAAGGCCAGTGGGGCAGATACGGCGCCCAAGCTGACCACATCCGAGCGCTTGAGGGCCATGCGGTCGAGCATTTGCTTAAGGTTGAACTGGGGATGACCGGCGGCAGGTTCGGGTTGCCCCAGCTCTGGATGCAGATGGCCGATGGCCTGCCAGCTTTCCTCATCAAGATCCTTGTCGAGACCGGGCAGGATGAGTGCCCCTTTGGGGTGGCGCGCCACTGCTTCCAGCAAGTCGGCAGTGGCGGGAATGGAGCCGGTAGAGCCTGCCGCGATGACAGGTCCGTCATATTGCTCGATGGCCATGATCTCGGCAGCAAGCACAGCGTTGCGCCGCTCCACCGGATCAACCAGTTCCAGCCCCTCGAGATGCTCAGGCCATGTGGCCGTGGCGATCTTGAGAAATTCAAGGCTCATCTGCCAGAAGGCGCCGTAATCCTCAGGCACCAGATTGTCCAGATAGGCCCAGTCGGAGCGCTCGCGATGCACGGCGTCAATGAGCGCCAGAAGGTCAATCGCCAGATAGGCGGCATCTGTGGGGCGCCCGGACACATGCAACGGCTGATCCGGCCCCAGCGCCAGAACCTGACGAGCCACCGTCTCGGCCCAGTGATGCACAAGCCGCGTCATCGTCAGGCGGCGCTCTACGCTGTCCATCGCGGTTGGCAAATGGCGAAAGTCCTCGCCACCGCTGGCTGCCACCTTGAAGGGCAGAAGATCCTCTTCTGCATCCCCGATTACATGGATCTTGGGTAGAATGGCGCTTTGCCATCCACGCTTTCGCAAATGGGGCAGAAAGGCTTCCTTGAGCGCATCGGCGGTGCGCCGTGTGGGCACATAGATAATGGCGCGTCCCAGATCGGAAGGATTCTCGGCGCTGAAGCCCTCAACCAGATGGTCATCAATCAGGGCATCGATCAGAGTGGATAGAAAAGAGCAGGAAGGAGAGATGGTAAAAACTTTTGCTGCGCCGTACATCTGACACTCCCCATGCGGTTTCTTCGCTCATTTCAGGCTCACGACCAG from uncultured Cohaesibacter sp. carries:
- a CDS encoding DUF1127 domain-containing protein, with the translated sequence MNTVVKNYRQWRNYRDTVEELNRLSTRDLNDLGISRSDISDIAREAATAK
- the trxA gene encoding thioredoxin; the encoded protein is MAIVNATDATFAQDVQGDVPVVVDFWAEWCGPCKMIAPILDEISKEKADNVKIVKVNVDENPNTAAQYGVRSIPTLLLFKGGEAVAMKVGAAPKTDLVKWIETGA
- a CDS encoding folylpolyglutamate synthase/dihydrofolate synthase family protein translates to MTEQTEAILERLVGLHPKSIDLEVGRIERLLAKLGNPHLSLPPTIHIAGTNGKGSTSAFLRAMAEAAGKKVHVYTSPHLVHFRERIRLAGTLVSDEILIDALRRCEKANDGEPITFFEITTTAAFLLFSEHPADLLILEVGLGGRFDATNVIKDALATVITPIAHDHEGFFGTEISRIAWEKAGIMKKDIPSIWAQQEDEVRSVLEAEAVKVGAQPLSIGGQDWMSYEEHGSLIFQGESGLLDLPLPRLGGRHQLSNAGTAIATVRQVLPEITDEQIAKGLTSVDWPARLQRLTSGHLFDQLPKGSELWLDGGHNPHAGLAVASAFADLEEKAPRSLHMVVGMLNTKDPAGYFAPFKGLAKDIITVPIEGNDAALDPVDLAQIAQQAGIPASAAGSVEEAFKRLTLMNMKPAPRILVAGSLYLAGNILKTNGTLPQ
- the addB gene encoding double-strand break repair protein AddB codes for the protein MYGAAKVFTISPSCSFLSTLIDALIDDHLVEGFSAENPSDLGRAIIYVPTRRTADALKEAFLPHLRKRGWQSAILPKIHVIGDAEEDLLPFKVAASGGEDFRHLPTAMDSVERRLTMTRLVHHWAETVARQVLALGPDQPLHVSGRPTDAAYLAIDLLALIDAVHRERSDWAYLDNLVPEDYGAFWQMSLEFLKIATATWPEHLEGLELVDPVERRNAVLAAEIMAIEQYDGPVIAAGSTGSIPATADLLEAVARHPKGALILPGLDKDLDEESWQAIGHLHPELGQPEPAAGHPQFNLKQMLDRMALKRSDVVSLGAVSAPLALREKLVSEALRPAETTEHWRSSLETLSLADRAAALAGVTMAEANNEQEEARIAALALREVLERPDARTALVTPDRALARRVLLELKRWGINVEDTAGMPLAETPPALLMRLMIDCVVSGFDPVKLLSLMKHPLASFAMPRADVRRAARFLELRVLRGPRLGDGLKPLLDEFARKQAKEQEKLGADIALPEVWQIAAHLLERFSEAIAPLISLMDAEREPSFGEWLAGVISAVEAVAMDKDGLPDRLYDEAAGRSIQDFFDRASLAASISSDLSPQDLEPFLVAMMSGETVLSHGEGDPRIQLLGTLEARLLDVDRVVIGGLNEGSWPAETKTDAWLSRPMRAQMKLEPPERRIGLAAHDFAQAMGRSEVVLIRALKTGGEPTVPSRWLQRLEAVAGSDARHAMHEKGAELKRWAEQLDAARTQITLKRPAPCPPLEARPRSLSVTEIETWVRDPYALYAKHVLGLRDLDPIGSAPGGAEKGSIIHDILGRFTQDWTGPFDETAVECLLDMGREAFAQWENFPDLLAFWWPRFERIARWFILEWEAERENTVAGRHAEISGRITLPVRGGDFVLRGRADRLDITKDDRLEVIDFKTGQPPSAKQVLPGFAPQLALEGYMAKLGGFEAIPRGIEVGDMVWIRLSGGRKAGERKPGVEKDYAAEDIVELIGKRLLALITAYDDPAKSYPSRARPMFERFESPYDHLARVKEWSQQGGEE
- the addA gene encoding double-strand break repair helicase AddA; translated protein: MAMQIPQETKDAQARASDPENSAWVSANAGSGKTFVLARRVIRLLLAGTEPSKILCLTFTKAAAAEMSNRVFKLLAGWTELSDDELRAELVELDGKRPTDAQLQRARRLFARALETPGGLKIQTIHAFAERLLHQFPLEANVPAHFEILDDQLAADLQAAALAHVMRAARLQTRPQWSAALTLLVDHMGDMDIQNALISLVYDREGFGRFMEGGESSEAGAGSTGLDAAVANLARTLGLSGTDSIEALEADIPFGPFFPASYLGELAPLFETGGKRDKAQAALMRGLLARPPLSEQTRLWLELFRKKDGAAKSLSYTASKKMLEGDLGLADAIEREQMRLDALFDKRNALITLEVSRALFTLAEGVIGYYQRAKAARGLMDFEDLIMKAAQMLRPVRAAAWVHYKLDQGIDHILVDEAQDTNPYQWEIIQRLGEEFFSGDSAREVNRTVFAVGDEKQSIYSFQGAEPKWFAYMRDFFRTRAKAADKPFHDIKLRLSFRSTPHVLKSVDQVFSSAATYEALSSDKERTDHEPIRGRDPGLVEIWPLHEPIEPEMDEDWAKPLDAQGEADPQVRLAQDIAKTIRHWLESGQHLEGNGRKISAGDVLILVRKRGAFVTAVNRALKEAGLPVAGADRLALLDHIAVQDLLALGDVMLLPEDDLSLAAVLRSPLFGLSDERLFDLAYEPEGRHTSLWDCLRKRADSAAPQDADFVEIFAHLSRWQGQVDFQPPFDFFAQILGPEGKRRAFIERLGPEADEVIDELLSRALDFEKKQTPNLQAFLASMRQGGAEIKRDMGAAEGQIRVMTVHGSKGLEAPIVFLVDGTGKPASASHHPHLVELEAADGGPAMMAWKAPAANQPSPVASSLGKLDAESEEEYLRLLYVGMTRAEDRLYLCGFAGVRGPAENCWYEVARRALSDHLEEVPHPVTGDPIHRWHLEGRFQERPAEDPKPLSGGKEAPDLPVWIMQPASKPPSPMAFLQPSKAAEKIEGDQGAMQLVASGPSRSLVHDWEPRRRGTVIHALIEHLPQVSESERQKAGLAYLSHVAKDMPLQSRKAILEEVLQLLSRPELTDLFSPQGLAEVSIAGMVTVHGAEHTVSGQIDRLLVGEQSVTIVDYKTNRLVPHSPEEAPLAYRTQMALYARLLAPLYPGKTVETLLLWTAEPCIMAIPEALRQSALNEIGVNRPIAP